One region of Dehalococcoidia bacterium genomic DNA includes:
- a CDS encoding glycosyltransferase family 39 protein, whose translation MLLLVILLAAAALRFAQIGELPAGFQHDEAAYVLDARNVLAGELQVFFERSNGREPLYIYALAGSFAMFGIGVWPARIVSAAFGLLTVAVVYRLTADLFGRRAALLAAAFVALAYWPVHVSHTAFRAVTLPLFLSLAALAFWRAVAYGGLGRYALAGAFAGATMYTYLSSRFLPLLLAAWAAAAWWCGRRAKEPSISVGGLVVLAAIAALVFSPLGRYFWQHPDAFALRSAQVNDLRPILLEGDFRPLLRDTLNTLGMFVVRGDESWKYNLSGRPVFDPLSGALFLSGLALTAGRALSRGPRAFPSLLLLCWLVVMLLPGCISGESPHFLRTIGAQPVIFMLPALALDWLADRFPARLAMPAAVAGFALFGALTAHDFFVRWASAPEQRAFFRADYATLARRLQFRELPTIAGEYPYDLDPLDLNVIAGRDVPARWFDGQQALLIPASGGLVYFPAFARPPGLDALTPVVDVPGPGGQRGLTAYDAARLPARSEQNGPTFGRHLLLTGAAVPETVRAGETITVPVDWLVQAGSAPHDLSFSLKLVGPWSSVWAAHDLSPVPPRDWEPGDRFTVFHRLALDPATPPGIYSFALQVYRRETIVPEPVAGGSAADQHVLGLVTVARGRPEDQARLVFRHTTPAVFGDAIALLGYDIDKPVAAAGETLGVTLYWKALRDGDRDLTVFTHLLPESEPTTLYGQRDSQPVFGAYPTTEWRAGEVIKDRYDIPIDPNAPAGRYRIAVGLYDRATGERLPLRPVVWSPLDRAVQLLARLGLPYERERIDPDRVLLRPTIIERR comes from the coding sequence ATGCTGCTGCTTGTCATTCTGCTTGCCGCTGCGGCGCTGCGTTTCGCGCAGATTGGCGAGCTGCCCGCCGGCTTTCAGCACGATGAAGCCGCCTATGTCCTCGACGCCCGCAACGTGCTCGCCGGCGAGCTTCAGGTTTTCTTCGAGCGCAGCAACGGCCGCGAGCCGCTTTACATCTATGCGCTCGCCGGCTCGTTCGCCATGTTCGGCATCGGCGTCTGGCCTGCGCGGATCGTCTCGGCGGCGTTTGGGCTGCTCACCGTCGCCGTCGTGTATCGGCTCACCGCCGACCTCTTCGGCCGCCGCGCCGCGCTGCTCGCCGCCGCCTTTGTCGCCCTCGCATACTGGCCGGTCCATGTCTCCCACACTGCGTTCCGCGCCGTCACGCTGCCGCTCTTTCTCTCCCTCGCCGCCCTCGCCTTCTGGCGGGCTGTCGCCTACGGCGGGCTCGGGCGCTACGCGCTTGCCGGGGCATTCGCTGGCGCAACAATGTACACCTATCTCTCCAGCCGCTTTCTGCCTCTGCTGCTCGCCGCTTGGGCCGCCGCAGCGTGGTGGTGCGGCCGACGCGCCAAGGAGCCCTCGATCTCGGTCGGCGGGCTGGTTGTTCTCGCTGCGATCGCCGCGCTCGTCTTCTCGCCCCTCGGGCGGTACTTCTGGCAGCATCCCGACGCCTTTGCCCTTCGCTCCGCTCAAGTGAACGACCTCCGCCCCATCCTTCTTGAGGGCGACTTCCGGCCGCTGCTGCGCGATACGCTGAACACGCTCGGCATGTTCGTCGTCCGCGGCGATGAGTCGTGGAAGTACAACCTGTCCGGCCGGCCAGTGTTCGACCCCCTCTCCGGCGCGCTCTTCCTCAGCGGGCTGGCCCTCACCGCCGGCCGCGCGCTCAGCCGCGGCCCGCGCGCTTTTCCCTCGCTCCTGCTGCTCTGCTGGCTCGTCGTCATGCTGCTGCCCGGCTGTATCTCCGGCGAGAGCCCGCACTTCCTGCGCACCATCGGCGCGCAGCCGGTCATCTTCATGCTGCCGGCACTTGCCCTCGACTGGCTTGCGGACCGCTTCCCGGCGCGGCTCGCCATGCCCGCCGCAGTTGCGGGCTTCGCCCTGTTCGGCGCGCTCACCGCTCACGACTTCTTCGTCCGCTGGGCCAGCGCGCCCGAGCAGCGCGCCTTTTTCCGTGCCGACTACGCGACGCTGGCGCGGCGGCTCCAATTCCGTGAGCTGCCAACGATCGCAGGGGAGTATCCGTATGACCTCGACCCACTCGACCTGAACGTGATCGCCGGACGCGACGTGCCGGCGCGCTGGTTCGACGGCCAGCAGGCACTGCTTATCCCCGCAAGCGGCGGGCTCGTCTACTTTCCCGCCTTTGCCCGGCCGCCAGGACTGGATGCGCTCACGCCGGTGGTAGACGTGCCGGGACCGGGCGGCCAGCGCGGGCTGACCGCCTACGACGCCGCCCGTCTTCCTGCGCGCTCAGAGCAGAACGGCCCGACATTCGGCCGCCATCTTCTCCTGACCGGAGCGGCAGTACCCGAGACTGTTCGTGCCGGCGAGACGATTACGGTGCCGGTCGACTGGCTGGTCCAAGCGGGCAGCGCGCCGCACGACCTCTCCTTCTCGCTCAAACTCGTCGGACCGTGGTCAAGCGTCTGGGCAGCGCATGACCTCTCTCCCGTCCCCCCGCGCGACTGGGAGCCGGGCGATCGCTTCACAGTCTTCCATCGCCTCGCCCTCGACCCCGCCACCCCGCCCGGGATCTACTCCTTCGCGCTCCAGGTCTATCGCCGGGAGACGATCGTTCCCGAGCCAGTTGCAGGCGGCTCAGCCGCTGACCAGCACGTCCTCGGCCTCGTCACCGTCGCGCGGGGACGGCCGGAGGATCAGGCGCGGCTCGTCTTCCGTCACACGACGCCGGCTGTCTTCGGCGACGCGATCGCGCTCCTCGGCTACGACATCGACAAGCCGGTGGCAGCGGCAGGCGAAACGCTCGGCGTCACGCTCTACTGGAAAGCGCTGCGGGACGGCGATCGCGACTTGACCGTCTTTACTCACTTGCTCCCTGAGAGCGAGCCGACGACGCTCTACGGTCAGCGCGACAGTCAGCCCGTCTTCGGCGCTTACCCGACAACCGAGTGGCGCGCCGGCGAGGTGATCAAAGACCGCTACGACATCCCGATCGATCCGAACGCGCCCGCCGGTCGCTACCGGATCGCGGTCGGGCTGTACGACCGCGCGACCGGCGAGCGCCTGCCGCTGCGGCCAGTCGTCTGGTCGCCGCTCGACCGGGCCGTCCAACTGCTGGCGCGGCTCGGCCTTCCCTACGAGCGGGAGCGGATCGACCCCGACCGCGTCCTTCTGCGGCCTACCATTATCGAACGGAGGTAG
- a CDS encoding zinc-binding dehydrogenase — protein sequence MRAWRLHAVGSIDRLRLEDVPEPACGPDDVLVRIRAIGLNSSELQLINGEWEGYHHGRTLPMSPGIEAAGEVIAVGERVTDRAVGDRVAVHYWWSCGVCDQCLDGWENTCLQRRQFGRTVDGAYQEVARVPAQFAIPLADPVSFETAAALSTAAATAWHMLIRHGELRAGEWVLITGASSGIGVAGVQVARLAGARLIGTAGSPEKVARLRELGIEHAIDHRATPDFTQHVLEITDGRGVDLVYDVPGAATIPPALRTLRPRGRLILGGYMSGKVAPLDLIAAIAKEWRIFGSATWTRPELRHVLDLVARGALVPVIDSVVPFEALPAGLRKMERRDLFGKIVVTV from the coding sequence ATGCGTGCGTGGCGCCTGCACGCGGTCGGGTCGATCGACCGCCTGCGCCTCGAGGACGTTCCCGAGCCCGCCTGCGGCCCAGACGACGTCCTTGTCCGCATCCGCGCGATCGGGCTGAACAGCTCCGAACTGCAGCTGATCAACGGCGAGTGGGAAGGCTATCACCACGGGCGGACGCTCCCCATGTCCCCCGGCATTGAGGCGGCGGGCGAGGTGATCGCGGTGGGCGAGCGCGTCACCGACCGCGCCGTAGGCGACCGGGTGGCGGTCCACTACTGGTGGAGCTGCGGCGTCTGCGACCAATGCCTCGACGGCTGGGAGAACACCTGCCTCCAGCGCCGTCAGTTCGGCCGCACCGTCGACGGCGCCTATCAGGAGGTCGCCCGCGTTCCGGCCCAGTTCGCCATCCCGTTGGCAGACCCGGTCTCCTTTGAGACCGCAGCCGCGCTTTCGACCGCGGCAGCAACGGCATGGCACATGCTGATCCGCCATGGGGAGCTCCGCGCCGGCGAGTGGGTGCTGATTACCGGCGCCTCGAGCGGGATCGGCGTCGCCGGCGTGCAGGTGGCGCGGCTGGCGGGAGCGCGGCTGATCGGCACGGCGGGCTCGCCTGAGAAAGTAGCGCGGCTGCGCGAGCTCGGCATCGAGCATGCCATCGACCACCGCGCCACGCCGGATTTCACACAGCATGTGCTCGAGATCACCGACGGGCGCGGCGTCGACCTCGTCTACGACGTCCCGGGCGCGGCGACGATCCCGCCGGCGCTGCGGACGCTGCGCCCGCGGGGGCGGCTGATCCTCGGGGGCTACATGTCAGGCAAAGTCGCGCCTCTCGACCTGATCGCGGCCATCGCCAAGGAGTGGCGCATCTTCGGCTCGGCAACGTGGACACGCCCCGAACTGCGGCATGTCCTCGACCTCGTCGCGCGGGGCGCGCTCGTCCCAGTGATCGACTCGGTTGTGCCGTTCGAGGCGCTGCCGGCAGGGCTGCGCAAGATGGAGCGGCGCGACCTGTTCGGCAAGATCGTCGTGACAGTCTAA
- the amrB gene encoding AmmeMemoRadiSam system protein B has protein sequence MKPRLRSLDARWVRHEGEPMLLLQDRQGFLPGPILAPPAVALLLSLCDGTRDIPTLAAALQLRTGEAVRVDDVQQIVDELDEALVFESERFFAAQAAQLAEYRAQPHRLPYHAGLVYPERVDDLLDQIAGWCPPTRPADDGVRAVISPHIDYARGGPVYGETWQAAAAAARAADTIVIFGTDHVGSPGRLTLTRHGYRTPFGLLPPDSPTIAAAARAIGEEEAFAEELHHRTEHSIELAAVWLHWALEGKPTPIVPILCGSFYPYTAGERDPAHDRTFAALLDALHTALAGKRVLVVAAADLAHVGPAFGDPPFRAREQERLREQDERTLAALCAGDFEQFFGDLRAERDARKYCGLPPIYLTLRYLAESRGEVLRYEQCPADNEKTSWVTIAGVLLR, from the coding sequence ATGAAGCCACGTCTTCGTTCGCTCGATGCGCGCTGGGTCCGCCACGAGGGCGAGCCGATGCTGCTGCTCCAAGATCGGCAGGGGTTTTTGCCGGGGCCGATCCTCGCGCCGCCAGCGGTCGCGCTCCTCCTCTCGCTCTGCGACGGCACGCGCGACATTCCCACCCTCGCGGCAGCGCTTCAGCTGCGGACCGGCGAGGCGGTCCGCGTCGACGACGTCCAGCAGATTGTCGACGAACTGGACGAAGCGCTCGTGTTCGAATCGGAGCGGTTCTTCGCCGCGCAGGCGGCGCAGCTTGCTGAGTACCGAGCGCAGCCGCACCGCCTGCCCTACCATGCCGGTCTTGTCTACCCGGAGCGGGTGGATGACCTCCTTGACCAAATCGCCGGGTGGTGTCCGCCGACCAGGCCGGCTGATGACGGGGTCCGCGCTGTCATCAGCCCGCACATCGACTACGCCCGCGGTGGACCGGTCTACGGTGAGACCTGGCAGGCGGCGGCTGCGGCGGCGCGCGCTGCCGACACGATTGTCATCTTCGGCACCGATCATGTCGGCAGCCCCGGCCGGCTCACCCTCACCCGCCACGGCTACCGGACGCCCTTTGGGCTTCTCCCGCCCGACTCGCCGACGATCGCCGCCGCTGCCCGCGCCATCGGCGAGGAGGAGGCGTTCGCCGAAGAACTGCATCACCGCACCGAGCATTCGATCGAGCTGGCGGCGGTCTGGCTGCACTGGGCGCTCGAAGGAAAGCCGACGCCGATTGTACCGATCCTATGCGGCTCGTTCTACCCCTACACCGCGGGTGAGCGCGACCCTGCGCACGACCGAACATTCGCCGCCCTGCTCGATGCGCTGCACACGGCGCTCGCTGGCAAGCGGGTGCTTGTCGTCGCGGCAGCAGATCTCGCCCACGTCGGGCCGGCGTTCGGCGACCCGCCGTTCCGCGCTCGGGAGCAGGAACGGCTGCGGGAGCAGGATGAACGGACCCTCGCGGCGCTCTGCGCGGGAGATTTCGAGCAGTTCTTCGGCGACCTGCGCGCCGAGCGCGACGCGCGCAAGTACTGCGGTTTGCCGCCGATCTACCTAACCTTGCGCTACCTCGCCGAGAGCCGAGGCGAAGTGCTGCGTTACGAGCAGTGCCCGGCCGACAACGAGAAAACGTCGTGGGTCACCATCGCCGGGGTGCTGCTGCGCTGA
- a CDS encoding enoyl-CoA hydratase-related protein — protein MDHVLYERQGPVAIATLNRPEKRNALALQTYAELSLIVRDVESTSALRVLIITGAGNAFSAGADVDEVLDLDETVEAAVGRFTQSHAFIALLRSLSKPVIAAINGDAAGAGCSVALAADIRLMAETARIGLTFARVGLGPDMGASYFLPRLVGLAKAYELAFTGDLISAADAERIGLVNRVLPPDRLLPEALALAQRIARGPALALAVAKRALERGLLLDLGDVLQDEIVSQSLLLNSRDGREGLRAFREKRQPDFA, from the coding sequence ATGGATCACGTTCTGTACGAGCGCCAAGGCCCCGTTGCGATCGCTACGCTCAACCGGCCGGAGAAGCGCAACGCCTTGGCGCTCCAAACCTATGCTGAATTGAGCCTGATCGTGCGTGACGTTGAGAGTACCTCGGCGCTTCGCGTTCTCATCATCACGGGCGCGGGCAACGCCTTCTCGGCCGGTGCCGATGTCGACGAGGTGCTCGACCTGGACGAGACGGTCGAAGCTGCTGTCGGCCGCTTCACTCAGTCGCACGCCTTCATCGCGCTGCTCCGCTCGCTTTCGAAGCCGGTGATTGCCGCCATTAACGGCGATGCCGCCGGCGCGGGCTGCTCAGTCGCCCTTGCTGCCGATATCCGGCTGATGGCGGAAACGGCGCGCATCGGGCTCACTTTCGCCCGCGTCGGGCTCGGTCCGGATATGGGCGCCAGCTACTTCCTGCCGCGCCTCGTCGGTCTCGCGAAGGCGTACGAACTGGCGTTTACCGGCGACCTCATTTCGGCGGCTGACGCCGAGCGGATCGGCCTCGTCAACCGCGTCCTGCCGCCCGACCGGCTGCTTCCAGAAGCGCTGGCGCTGGCGCAGCGGATCGCGCGCGGCCCGGCGCTCGCGCTTGCGGTCGCCAAGCGCGCGCTCGAACGCGGTCTCTTGCTCGATCTCGGTGATGTGCTGCAAGATGAAATTGTCAGTCAAAGCTTGCTGCTGAATAGCCGCGACGGCCGCGAGGGACTGCGGGCGTTTCGCGAGAAGCGACAGCCGGATTTCGCATGA
- a CDS encoding LLM class flavin-dependent oxidoreductase: MTAPQSSAIKLGVGLAAVPDRRPDRFWQWVDLCEREGIDSIWISDRVMGPQPSLEPITTFAAIAGRTRRMKFGPSVLVLPLRQPVLLAKEVATIDFLSCGRMLLAVGVGTDDEREWQACGVPKHERGGRADEAIVLMRRLWTEERVTFHGRYFQVEEIALQPKPVQQPVPIWIGGQTEAALRRAGTLGDGWLPSFVTPEEFAEGVAAIHRYEREAQRAIERDHFGTLLFYHVASRREEAIERAAAHLLRPARLRGASLDQPYYALGTVADVRNAVEQYIAVGATKFVMRPVGPVEQIAEQLEALGRDIIPYFTPPAART; the protein is encoded by the coding sequence GTGACCGCACCGCAGTCCTCGGCGATCAAGCTTGGCGTCGGTCTCGCCGCCGTGCCTGACCGGCGGCCCGATCGTTTCTGGCAGTGGGTCGATCTCTGCGAGCGCGAGGGGATCGACTCGATCTGGATCTCGGACCGCGTGATGGGGCCTCAGCCCAGCCTGGAGCCGATCACTACCTTCGCCGCGATCGCCGGCCGAACGCGCCGAATGAAATTTGGGCCGAGCGTTCTTGTCCTCCCGCTTCGCCAGCCCGTTCTCCTCGCGAAAGAGGTCGCGACGATCGATTTTCTCTCCTGCGGCCGGATGCTGCTCGCGGTCGGCGTCGGCACGGACGATGAGCGGGAATGGCAGGCTTGCGGCGTCCCGAAGCACGAGCGCGGGGGCCGCGCCGATGAAGCGATCGTCCTGATGCGCCGGCTCTGGACCGAAGAACGCGTCACGTTCCATGGCCGCTATTTTCAGGTGGAGGAGATTGCGCTGCAGCCTAAGCCGGTCCAGCAGCCGGTGCCGATCTGGATCGGCGGACAGACTGAGGCGGCGCTCCGGCGTGCCGGCACGCTCGGCGACGGCTGGCTGCCCTCGTTTGTCACCCCTGAGGAGTTCGCCGAGGGAGTGGCGGCAATCCATCGCTATGAGCGCGAGGCACAGCGCGCGATCGAGCGCGACCACTTCGGCACGCTGCTCTTCTACCATGTCGCGAGCAGGCGTGAGGAGGCTATTGAACGAGCCGCGGCCCACCTTCTGCGGCCGGCGCGCCTTCGCGGCGCCTCGCTTGATCAGCCGTACTATGCGCTCGGCACCGTCGCCGACGTTCGCAACGCCGTTGAACAGTACATCGCAGTGGGCGCGACCAAATTCGTGATGCGTCCGGTCGGCCCGGTCGAGCAGATCGCCGAGCAGCTCGAAGCGCTCGGCCGCGATATCATCCCGTATTTCACGCCACCTGCCGCGAGGACCTGA